The Nitratidesulfovibrio sp. SRB-5 genome includes a window with the following:
- a CDS encoding ABC transporter ATP-binding protein, with amino-acid sequence MQPLLDVSNLTVKFALRDTALTAVNDVSFTLAKGERLGLVGESGAGKSVTGFSILNLVSKPGFIAGGSVLFEGKDLTTASAETLRDIRGNRISMIFQDPMMTLNPVLTVGTQMIETILAHKKVTRKEAEAIALDKLRKVYIPSPERRLAQYPHEFSGGMRQRIVIAIALLTSPSLIIADEPTTALDVTIQAEIMDLLLELCQSEDMGLILITHDLGVVSQVTQKIAVMYAGGIVEMGDTARVVGEPLHPYTRGLLGALPQCADKADCGLADVAAPRARRRLNQIPGSMPSLSDVPRGCPFNNRCELCETVCTTTRPLLEKKSDGRMAACHMVA; translated from the coding sequence ATGCAACCGCTGCTCGACGTATCCAACCTTACCGTCAAGTTCGCGCTGCGCGACACCGCGCTTACCGCCGTCAACGACGTCTCGTTCACCCTGGCCAAGGGCGAGCGCCTGGGCCTTGTGGGCGAATCGGGCGCGGGCAAGTCCGTCACCGGGTTCTCCATCCTGAACCTGGTGTCCAAGCCCGGCTTCATCGCGGGCGGCTCCGTTCTGTTCGAGGGCAAGGACCTGACCACGGCCAGCGCGGAAACCCTGCGCGACATACGCGGCAACAGGATCAGCATGATCTTTCAGGATCCCATGATGACCCTGAACCCGGTGCTGACCGTGGGCACGCAGATGATCGAAACCATCCTTGCCCACAAGAAGGTGACCCGCAAGGAAGCCGAGGCCATTGCCCTGGACAAGCTGCGCAAGGTCTACATTCCCTCGCCGGAGCGCCGTCTGGCCCAGTACCCGCACGAATTTTCGGGCGGCATGCGCCAGCGCATCGTCATCGCCATCGCGCTGCTGACCTCGCCGTCGCTGATCATCGCCGACGAACCCACCACCGCGCTGGACGTGACCATCCAGGCCGAGATCATGGACCTGCTGCTGGAGCTGTGCCAGTCGGAGGACATGGGCCTCATCCTGATTACCCATGACCTTGGCGTGGTCTCGCAGGTTACCCAGAAGATCGCGGTGATGTACGCGGGGGGCATCGTGGAAATGGGCGACACCGCCAGGGTGGTGGGCGAGCCGCTGCACCCCTACACGCGGGGTCTGCTGGGCGCGCTGCCGCAGTGTGCGGACAAGGCCGACTGCGGCCTTGCGGATGTGGCCGCACCCCGCGCGCGCCGCCGCCTGAACCAGATCCCCGGCAGTATGCCCAGCCTTTCCGACGTGCCGCGCGGCTGTCCGTTCAACAACCGCTGCGAACTGTGCGAAACCGTGTGCACCACCACCCGGCCGCTGCTGGAAAAGAAAAGCGACGGGCGGATGGCTGCCTGCCACATGGTAGCCTAA
- a CDS encoding MalY/PatB family protein, whose amino-acid sequence MPDHSFDFDHAPDRRNTGSLKWDDMGRMFNLSPDEAANAIPLWVADMDFASPPAVRDAVARLAERGVFGYPADGTACREAVSHWLATRHGWTVNPRHLLPLPTVVASLCLSVRLFTRPGDGVVIQTPIYPPFRAAVQDAGCRVLANPLALTTDAGGNPFHEMDFDALDTALADGGRGARVLLLCSPHNPGGRVWTRAELTRVAELCLKHGTLMVSDEIHHDLLLPGHTHTVLASLAPEVAERTITAVSAAKAFNVPGAGLAHVVIEDDTLRRTFRAELTGLGIRHPNMFGLATTEAACRHGGPWLDALMDYIAGNAALVRDVLTARLPGVRVMQPQGTYLSWVDFRPLGLAEADLLHRVRFDAGVVPSPGSSFGPEGDGWLRLNLGCPRALLRTALERMADVLA is encoded by the coding sequence ATGCCCGACCACAGCTTCGACTTCGACCACGCCCCCGACCGACGCAACACCGGCAGCCTGAAATGGGACGACATGGGGCGCATGTTCAACCTTTCGCCGGATGAAGCCGCCAACGCCATTCCCCTGTGGGTGGCCGACATGGACTTTGCCTCACCCCCGGCGGTGCGCGATGCCGTGGCCCGGCTGGCCGAGCGTGGCGTGTTCGGCTACCCCGCAGATGGAACAGCCTGCCGCGAGGCCGTGTCCCACTGGCTGGCCACCCGCCACGGCTGGACCGTGAACCCCCGCCACCTGCTGCCCCTGCCCACCGTGGTGGCCTCGCTGTGCCTGTCGGTGCGCCTGTTCACCCGGCCCGGCGACGGCGTGGTCATCCAGACGCCCATCTACCCGCCCTTCCGCGCGGCGGTGCAGGATGCGGGCTGCCGGGTGCTGGCCAACCCGCTGGCCCTCACCACGGATGCCGGGGGCAACCCCTTCCACGAAATGGATTTCGACGCGCTGGACACGGCCCTTGCCGATGGCGGGCGCGGGGCCAGGGTGTTGCTGCTGTGCAGCCCGCACAACCCCGGCGGTCGGGTGTGGACCCGCGCGGAACTGACCCGCGTGGCCGAACTGTGCCTGAAGCACGGCACGCTCATGGTCAGCGATGAAATTCACCACGACCTGCTGCTGCCCGGCCACACGCACACCGTGCTGGCCAGCCTGGCCCCGGAAGTGGCCGAACGCACCATCACCGCCGTGTCCGCCGCCAAGGCGTTCAACGTGCCCGGCGCTGGGCTGGCCCATGTGGTCATCGAGGACGACACCCTGCGCCGCACCTTCCGCGCGGAGCTGACGGGCCTCGGCATCCGCCACCCCAACATGTTCGGGCTGGCCACCACCGAGGCGGCCTGCCGCCACGGCGGCCCGTGGCTGGACGCGTTGATGGACTACATCGCGGGCAACGCCGCGCTGGTGCGCGACGTGCTGACCGCGCGCCTGCCCGGCGTGCGGGTCATGCAGCCGCAGGGCACCTACCTTTCATGGGTGGACTTTCGCCCGCTGGGCCTTGCAGAGGCGGACCTGCTGCACCGCGTGCGCTTTGATGCGGGCGTGGTGCCCAGCCCCGGTTCCAGCTTCGGCCCGGAGGGCGATGGCTGGCTGCGCCTGAACCTGGGCTGCCCGCGTGCCCTGCTGCGCACCGCGCTTGAGCGCATGGCGGATGTGTTGGCCTAG
- a CDS encoding ABC transporter ATP-binding protein, protein MTNQITALLSLRNVVKHFDISGGLLDQLRISGGRITRKRTVVHAVNDVSFDILPGETLSVVGESGCGKSTLARTVIGLYRATGGEILYRGERIDNLSDNGMLPYRTRMQMVFQDPYASLNPRMKVREILEEPVRFHNPGISDADVRSRVADVMEQVGVNPLWGVRYPHEFSGGQRQRISIARALVVDPEFIVADEPISALDVSIQAQVLNLMMDMQEKRNLTYLFISHDLSVVEHISTRVAVMYLGSLCELASAEDLFGNPRHPYTRALLSAIPRIGGKAAGHIKLSGDVPTPINLPTGCVFHGRCQHANARCMQEVPKARQLEGGAQVACHGVEEGRI, encoded by the coding sequence ATGACCAACCAGATCACCGCACTGCTTTCGCTGCGCAACGTCGTCAAGCATTTCGACATTTCCGGCGGGCTGCTGGACCAGCTGCGCATTTCCGGCGGCCGCATCACCCGCAAGCGCACCGTGGTGCATGCCGTCAACGACGTGAGTTTCGACATCCTGCCCGGCGAAACCCTGAGCGTGGTGGGCGAATCGGGCTGCGGCAAGTCCACCCTGGCGCGTACCGTCATCGGCCTGTACCGGGCCACCGGCGGCGAAATCCTGTACCGGGGCGAACGCATCGACAACCTGAGCGACAACGGCATGCTGCCCTACCGCACCCGCATGCAGATGGTCTTTCAGGACCCCTACGCCTCGCTGAACCCGCGCATGAAGGTGCGCGAGATTCTGGAAGAGCCGGTGCGCTTCCACAACCCCGGCATCTCCGACGCCGACGTGCGTTCCCGCGTGGCCGACGTCATGGAACAGGTGGGCGTGAACCCGCTGTGGGGCGTGCGCTACCCGCACGAATTCTCCGGCGGGCAGCGCCAGCGCATCTCCATCGCCCGCGCCCTGGTTGTAGACCCCGAGTTCATCGTGGCGGACGAGCCCATCTCTGCGCTGGACGTGTCCATTCAGGCGCAGGTGCTCAACCTGATGATGGACATGCAGGAAAAGCGCAACCTGACCTACCTGTTCATCAGCCACGACCTTTCGGTAGTGGAGCACATCTCCACCCGCGTGGCCGTGATGTACCTGGGCAGCCTGTGCGAACTGGCCAGCGCCGAAGACCTGTTCGGCAACCCGCGCCACCCGTACACCCGGGCCCTGCTGTCGGCCATCCCGCGCATCGGCGGCAAGGCCGCCGGGCACATCAAGCTGTCCGGCGACGTGCCCACGCCCATCAACCTGCCCACGGGCTGCGTGTTCCATGGCCGATGCCAGCACGCCAACGCGCGCTGCATGCAGGAAGTGCCCAAGGCCCGCCAGCTTGAAGGCGGCGCGCAGGTGGCCTGCCACGGCGTGGAGGAAGGGCGGATTTAG
- a CDS encoding ABC transporter permease — protein MFAFIVRRVAQALLVMFIISFIGFAIKQSVGDPTREMVGVSVSVKEREALREKLGLNDPYLVQWARFTKNAVQGDLGTSYFYRKPALDVILAKAPATLELVFVAQCIIVLISVPVGVYSACRPRSVLSRLFMGISIVGVSVPVFLTAIFMIYIFSVHLGWLPSFGRGNPVEIFPGWTSVLTTWSNFKHIILPSIALSSIMLPLFIRLIRAEMKEALETEYVKFARAKGLPEWRVVMVHAFKNTLLPVITVGGVQLGIMIAFTILTETVFQWQGMGFMFVEAVERADTALLVAYLIFVGAIFVTVNTVVDLIYGFVNPMVRIAGRK, from the coding sequence ATGTTCGCATTCATCGTCCGCAGGGTGGCGCAAGCCCTGCTGGTCATGTTCATCATCAGCTTCATCGGGTTCGCCATCAAGCAGTCCGTCGGCGACCCCACGCGCGAAATGGTGGGCGTGTCCGTATCCGTCAAGGAACGCGAGGCCCTGCGCGAAAAGCTGGGGCTTAACGACCCGTACCTGGTCCAGTGGGCGCGCTTCACCAAGAACGCCGTGCAGGGCGACCTGGGCACCTCGTACTTCTACCGCAAGCCCGCGCTGGACGTGATCCTGGCCAAGGCCCCGGCCACGCTTGAGCTGGTCTTCGTGGCCCAGTGCATCATCGTGCTGATCTCGGTGCCGGTGGGCGTGTATTCCGCCTGCCGCCCGCGCTCGGTGCTGTCGCGCCTGTTCATGGGCATCAGCATCGTGGGGGTTTCGGTGCCGGTGTTCCTGACGGCCATCTTCATGATCTACATATTTTCGGTGCACCTTGGCTGGCTGCCCTCGTTCGGGCGCGGCAACCCGGTGGAGATATTCCCGGGGTGGACATCGGTGCTGACCACCTGGTCCAACTTCAAGCACATCATCCTGCCGTCCATCGCCCTGTCGTCCATCATGCTGCCGCTGTTCATCCGGCTGATCCGTGCCGAGATGAAGGAGGCGCTGGAGACCGAGTACGTGAAGTTCGCGCGGGCCAAGGGTCTGCCCGAATGGCGCGTGGTGATGGTGCACGCCTTCAAGAACACCCTGTTGCCGGTCATCACCGTGGGGGGCGTGCAGCTTGGCATCATGATCGCCTTCACCATCCTGACCGAGACGGTGTTCCAGTGGCAGGGCATGGGCTTCATGTTCGTGGAGGCCGTGGAGCGCGCCGACACCGCGCTGCTGGTGGCCTACCTGATCTTTGTCGGGGCCATCTTCGTTACCGTGAACACGGTGGTGGACCTGATCTACGGTTTCGTGAATCCCATGGTCCGCATCGCGGGGAGGAAGTAG
- a CDS encoding ABC transporter permease, whose translation MAGLLKRFRQSYFLYSFLRDPVAVTSFALFVILAASALLAPVIAPHNPFDGANIDIMDAETPPLWKDGGNPAFLLGTDNQGRDLFSAILYGMRVSLLIGVGAVAMQACIGIMVGLLSGYGSRRLDNILMRIADVQLSFSSYMVAIFLGAIVQMTFGVGRYEQVAVPFLVLVIGLAEWPQYARTVRASVLAEKKKEYVEAARVIGLRPFRIMWRHILPNTLTPVLVISTVQVANAIMSEAALSFLGLGMPVTKPSLGSLIKSGFQYFFSGSWWITLFPGVVLILLVLSINLLGDWLRDFLNPKLYKD comes from the coding sequence ATGGCCGGTCTTCTGAAACGTTTCCGCCAGTCGTACTTCCTGTATTCCTTCCTGCGCGACCCGGTGGCGGTGACCAGCTTCGCCCTGTTCGTCATCCTGGCCGCATCGGCCCTGCTGGCCCCGGTCATTGCCCCGCACAACCCGTTCGACGGCGCCAACATCGACATCATGGACGCGGAAACGCCCCCCCTGTGGAAGGACGGCGGCAACCCGGCCTTCCTGCTGGGCACCGACAACCAGGGGCGCGACCTGTTCTCGGCCATACTGTACGGCATGCGCGTTTCCCTGCTGATCGGGGTGGGCGCCGTGGCCATGCAGGCGTGCATCGGCATCATGGTGGGCCTGCTTTCCGGCTACGGCAGCCGCAGGCTGGACAACATCCTGATGCGCATAGCCGACGTGCAGCTGTCGTTTTCGTCGTACATGGTGGCCATCTTCCTGGGGGCCATCGTGCAGATGACCTTTGGCGTGGGCCGCTACGAGCAGGTGGCCGTGCCCTTTCTGGTGCTGGTCATCGGCCTTGCCGAATGGCCTCAGTACGCGCGCACAGTGCGCGCATCGGTGCTGGCCGAGAAGAAGAAGGAATACGTGGAGGCGGCGCGGGTCATCGGCCTTCGTCCGTTCCGCATCATGTGGCGGCACATCCTGCCCAACACGCTCACCCCGGTGCTGGTCATATCCACCGTGCAGGTGGCCAACGCCATCATGAGCGAGGCGGCGCTGTCGTTCCTGGGGCTGGGCATGCCGGTGACCAAGCCTTCGCTGGGCTCGCTGATCAAGTCGGGCTTCCAGTACTTCTTCAGCGGCAGCTGGTGGATCACGCTGTTTCCCGGCGTTGTGCTGATCCTGCTGGTGCTGTCCATCAACCTGCTTGGCGACTGGCTGCGGGACTTCCTGAATCCCAAGCTGTACAAGGACTAG